From Algoriphagus sp. NG3, the proteins below share one genomic window:
- a CDS encoding type II toxin-antitoxin system RelE/ParE family toxin, which translates to MDVYLSPLAEKKLEELLNYLQDRWSLRVRDKFLNKILASISQIRSYPESCQVISDFPNVRKCVVSKEASFYYRIHANEIEIITVIDNRQDPNRIFEDSDF; encoded by the coding sequence ATGGATGTCTATCTTTCACCTTTGGCAGAAAAGAAACTAGAGGAACTTCTAAATTATCTGCAGGATAGATGGTCTTTGAGAGTAAGAGATAAATTTTTAAATAAGATACTGGCATCAATTTCTCAAATACGATCTTATCCAGAAAGTTGTCAAGTAATCAGTGATTTCCCGAATGTCCGCAAGTGCGTAGTTTCTAAGGAAGCTTCATTCTATTATAGAATTCATGCAAATGAGATTGAAATAATCACAGTAATTGACAATCGGCAGGATCCTAATCGCATTTTTGAGGATAGCGATTTTTAG
- a CDS encoding Ldh family oxidoreductase, with amino-acid sequence MIYTYEQLHTFTVNMLTKIGCPSDQAKTAADVLVSADLRGVDSHGVARLSGYVRLWERGRINATPNVRVVHETPSTAVVDGDGGLGLVVAPFAMQVAIEKAKIAGTGWVSVKNSNHYGIAGYHAMQALAHDMIGISLTNASPLVAPTFSQERLLGTNPIAVAIPAKDQPPFVADLATTTAANGKLEILQRKGMDTPSGWVQDKDGNPTTSANGVKDGGALLPLGGDREHGSHKGYALGSVVDIFSAVLSGANYGPWVPPFVAFLEPDPNPVGEGIGHFFGAMRIDAFRPADEFKVHMDNWITRFRAAKPTPGNEKVLIPGDPERELEAIRMKEGIPLLTPVVKDLTELGERFGVKF; translated from the coding sequence ATGATCTATACTTACGAACAACTTCACACCTTCACAGTAAATATGCTTACGAAAATTGGTTGTCCAAGCGATCAGGCCAAAACGGCTGCTGATGTTCTGGTTTCGGCCGATCTCCGTGGGGTAGATAGCCATGGGGTGGCTCGATTGTCCGGTTACGTAAGATTGTGGGAAAGAGGAAGAATAAATGCCACACCAAATGTAAGAGTAGTACACGAAACCCCTTCCACAGCAGTGGTGGATGGTGATGGAGGCTTAGGTCTCGTAGTTGCTCCATTCGCAATGCAAGTGGCCATCGAAAAAGCCAAAATTGCAGGTACGGGATGGGTTTCGGTGAAAAATTCGAATCATTATGGTATCGCAGGTTATCATGCGATGCAGGCCTTGGCCCATGATATGATTGGGATCTCACTGACCAATGCCAGTCCTCTGGTCGCCCCTACTTTTTCCCAGGAGAGACTTTTGGGTACAAACCCAATAGCTGTGGCTATTCCCGCCAAAGACCAACCCCCTTTTGTAGCTGATTTGGCTACCACGACTGCGGCCAATGGAAAACTGGAAATCCTTCAACGTAAGGGGATGGACACACCTTCTGGCTGGGTGCAGGACAAAGACGGCAACCCGACTACCTCGGCCAATGGTGTGAAAGATGGAGGAGCTTTACTCCCATTAGGCGGTGATCGGGAGCATGGCTCACACAAAGGCTATGCCCTGGGTTCGGTTGTGGATATTTTCTCAGCAGTGCTTTCAGGCGCCAATTACGGCCCTTGGGTTCCGCCATTTGTGGCATTTCTAGAGCCAGATCCTAACCCTGTAGGCGAAGGAATCGGGCACTTTTTCGGGGCTATGCGTATAGATGCCTTCCGTCCCGCAGATGAGTTTAAGGTCCATATGGACAACTGGATCACTAGATTCAGAGCTGCAAAACCTACTCCGGGAAATGAAAAAGTATTAATTCCAGGCGACCCTGAGCGGGAGCTGGAAGCTATCCGAATGAAAGAAGGAATTCCTCTGCTTACACCGGTGGTGAAGGACTTAACGGAATTAGGAGAACGGTTTGGGGTAAAGTTTTAG
- a CDS encoding exopolyphosphatase, whose amino-acid sequence MSTRKAAVIDMGTNTFHLLLVELDGVSFKTIYKEKIPVKLGKGGINQNTLAEDAKKRAFHTLKHFKNLIDGEHIDQVFAFATSAVRNAVNGSEFVKTVKETIGIEIQVLSGIQEAQMIYQGIRLSGSLNGQTELMMDIGGGSVEFIIGNSEQSLWKQSFEIGGQRLLELFHYHDPILPEEVEKLEEYLEEKLQPLVEAIHTFKPTGLVGASGTFDTLTDIYFESMLQCKLTGHHVFELPVEEYEAIHRMLLTKNKEERLKIPGMIPMRVDMIVVASSLIEFILRYIEVDFITCSHYALKEGAIASLLIPEQTAL is encoded by the coding sequence ATGAGTACCCGAAAGGCAGCGGTAATAGACATGGGCACCAATACATTTCATTTGTTATTGGTAGAACTAGATGGTGTAAGTTTCAAAACAATTTACAAAGAGAAGATTCCTGTCAAATTAGGTAAGGGTGGAATTAATCAAAACACACTTGCTGAAGATGCGAAGAAAAGAGCTTTTCATACACTGAAACATTTTAAAAACCTGATCGATGGAGAGCACATAGATCAGGTTTTTGCTTTTGCTACCAGTGCGGTAAGAAACGCCGTAAATGGTTCTGAGTTTGTCAAAACCGTTAAGGAAACCATCGGAATTGAGATTCAAGTGCTTTCAGGAATTCAGGAGGCCCAAATGATTTATCAGGGCATCCGACTTTCTGGCTCTTTGAACGGACAGACGGAACTGATGATGGATATCGGAGGTGGTTCGGTGGAATTCATCATTGGCAACAGTGAGCAATCACTTTGGAAGCAAAGTTTTGAAATTGGCGGACAGCGTCTCTTAGAGCTTTTTCATTATCATGACCCTATTTTACCTGAAGAAGTCGAAAAACTTGAAGAGTATTTGGAAGAAAAACTTCAACCACTCGTAGAGGCAATCCATACCTTCAAGCCAACAGGACTGGTAGGAGCTTCCGGCACGTTTGATACACTTACTGATATCTATTTTGAATCCATGCTTCAGTGTAAGCTTACGGGGCATCATGTATTCGAACTTCCTGTAGAAGAATATGAAGCTATCCATCGCATGCTGCTTACCAAAAACAAGGAAGAGCGCCTAAAAATCCCCGGAATGATCCCCATGCGGGTGGACATGATTGTGGTCGCCTCTAGTCTAATTGAATTTATTCTACGCTATATAGAGGTGGATTTTATCACGTGCTCTCACTATGCATTAAAAGAAGGGGCAATTGCTTCCTTGCTTATTCCAGAGCAAACAGCTCTATAG
- a CDS encoding acyl-CoA carboxylase subunit beta, translated as MENQNKPNYTLPGNEDKIELLKKKNAEALLGGGEKRIASQHNKGKLTARERVDLLLDEGTFQEIDKFVMHRAKDFGLDKEHYLGDGVITGYGEINGRLVYVFSQDFTVFGGSLSETHAEKICKIMDMAMKNGAPVIGLNDSGGARIQEGVNSLGGYADIFYRNTLASGVVPQISAIMGPCAGGAVYSPAITDFILMVENTSYMFVTGPNVVKTVTQENVTAEELGGASTHSTKSGVTHFACVNELECIQHIKKLLSYMPQNCEEIAPVYPYELLDDESRKELDTLIPENPNHPYDIRDAVRGIVDESSFLEVHENFADNIVVGFARIAGRSIGVVGNQPQSMAGVLDNDASVKAARFVRTCDSFNIPLLVLVDVPGFLPGTDQEWNGIIVNGAKLLYAFSEATVPRITVITRKAYGGAYDVMNSKHIGADLNFAWPTAEIAVMGAKGASEIIFKKEIAEAEDPEAKLQEKVDEYTAKFANPYRAAHRGFIDEVILPSETRVKLIKAFKMLENKVDKIPRKKHGNIPL; from the coding sequence ATGGAGAACCAGAATAAACCCAATTATACGTTGCCCGGAAACGAGGATAAGATCGAACTTTTGAAAAAGAAGAATGCAGAAGCACTTTTAGGAGGAGGTGAAAAGCGAATTGCATCCCAGCATAATAAAGGCAAACTGACCGCACGTGAGCGGGTAGATTTACTATTGGATGAAGGCACCTTTCAGGAGATCGACAAATTTGTCATGCACCGGGCAAAGGATTTTGGGCTTGATAAGGAACATTACTTAGGTGACGGGGTGATTACAGGCTATGGAGAAATAAATGGGAGATTAGTCTATGTGTTTTCCCAGGATTTTACTGTGTTCGGAGGATCATTATCCGAGACTCATGCAGAGAAAATCTGCAAAATCATGGATATGGCGATGAAGAATGGAGCTCCGGTAATTGGCCTGAATGACTCAGGGGGAGCCCGGATCCAGGAAGGGGTAAACTCCCTTGGGGGCTATGCTGATATTTTCTATAGAAATACCTTGGCATCTGGAGTCGTTCCACAGATTTCTGCAATAATGGGGCCTTGCGCAGGAGGGGCTGTTTACTCCCCTGCGATCACAGACTTTATATTGATGGTGGAAAATACCTCTTATATGTTTGTGACAGGGCCTAACGTGGTGAAGACGGTGACGCAGGAAAATGTAACAGCGGAAGAATTGGGAGGAGCATCTACGCACAGTACGAAAAGTGGAGTGACACATTTCGCATGTGTGAATGAACTTGAGTGTATTCAGCATATTAAAAAGCTATTGAGTTACATGCCTCAAAATTGTGAGGAGATAGCGCCTGTATATCCATATGAACTTTTGGATGATGAGAGTAGAAAGGAGTTGGATACGTTGATACCAGAAAATCCTAATCATCCCTATGATATCCGTGATGCCGTTAGAGGTATTGTGGATGAGAGTTCTTTCCTAGAAGTTCATGAGAATTTTGCTGATAATATAGTCGTGGGGTTTGCAAGGATAGCAGGCAGGAGTATAGGAGTGGTGGGAAATCAGCCGCAATCTATGGCTGGGGTGTTGGATAATGATGCTTCTGTGAAAGCTGCGAGATTTGTAAGAACCTGCGACAGTTTTAATATACCCTTGTTGGTGTTGGTGGATGTGCCGGGGTTTTTGCCTGGCACAGACCAGGAATGGAATGGAATTATTGTAAATGGAGCCAAATTACTTTATGCGTTTTCGGAAGCAACTGTTCCAAGAATTACAGTGATCACCAGAAAAGCTTATGGAGGAGCTTATGATGTCATGAATTCCAAACATATAGGAGCGGATCTGAATTTTGCCTGGCCAACAGCTGAGATCGCGGTAATGGGAGCGAAAGGAGCTTCAGAGATTATTTTTAAAAAGGAGATAGCAGAAGCTGAAGATCCAGAAGCTAAACTACAGGAAAAAGTGGATGAATACACCGCTAAATTCGCTAATCCTTACCGTGCAGCACATCGAGGCTTTATTGACGAAGTAATTTTGCCTTCTGAAACCCGTGTTAAATTAATCAAAGCCTTTAAAATGCTTGAAAACAAAGTGGATAAAATCCCGAGGAAGAAGCATGGGAATATACCGCTATGA
- a CDS encoding four helix bundle protein, giving the protein MDLNEVIFVITKGFVNDERFNLISQMRRAADSVALNIAEGSTSQSNLEYKRFLNYSIRSIVEVVSALFIEKRRNYIEEEVFQSTYGQCEEPVKMIQSLKKKLTSK; this is encoded by the coding sequence ATGGATCTTAACGAAGTGATATTTGTTATCACCAAAGGGTTTGTAAATGATGAGCGATTTAATTTAATCTCTCAAATGAGAAGGGCAGCAGATTCTGTAGCTTTAAATATTGCCGAAGGAAGTACTAGCCAATCCAATTTGGAATACAAAAGGTTTTTGAATTACTCAATCCGATCTATCGTTGAAGTTGTCTCGGCTTTGTTTATCGAAAAAAGGAGAAATTATATTGAAGAAGAAGTATTTCAGTCCACGTATGGACAATGTGAGGAACCTGTAAAAATGATTCAATCATTAAAAAAGAAACTGACCTCTAAATGA
- a CDS encoding M42 family metallopeptidase produces the protein MSNTITKEQKAFLTNYLNNASPTGFEASGQQIWLDYVKPFVDDYFTDNYGTAVAVINPEADYKVVIEAHADEISWFVNYIKEDGYIYVRRNGGSDHMIAPSMRVNIQTDKGVIPGVFGWPAIHVRKEGKEDTPTLDNIFIDVGARSKDEVEEMGIHVGCVITFKDELTELNGKFYSGRALDNRIGGYMIAQVAKKIKDSGKKLPFGLYIVNAVQEEIGLRGAQMIAAKIKPNAAIITDVCHDTTAPLYNKVTSGDFTAGKGPVLPVGASVHKKLLDLIIATAKKNDIPFQRATASRGTGTDTDAFAYSNEGVPSALISLPLKYMHTTVETVSKDDIEQVINLMYEFLLEFDPSFDFRYIK, from the coding sequence ATGAGCAATACTATTACTAAAGAGCAGAAAGCTTTTCTCACCAACTACCTCAACAACGCCTCCCCAACTGGCTTCGAAGCTTCCGGCCAGCAGATTTGGCTGGACTATGTTAAGCCATTTGTGGATGATTATTTCACGGATAACTATGGGACGGCTGTGGCTGTCATCAATCCGGAAGCAGATTATAAAGTAGTAATCGAGGCTCATGCCGATGAGATTAGCTGGTTTGTGAATTACATCAAAGAAGACGGATATATCTATGTGCGCCGCAATGGGGGCTCAGATCATATGATTGCGCCTTCTATGCGGGTGAATATTCAAACAGATAAGGGAGTGATTCCTGGGGTTTTTGGATGGCCAGCAATTCACGTAAGAAAAGAAGGGAAAGAAGACACTCCTACATTGGACAATATCTTCATAGATGTAGGAGCTCGATCAAAAGATGAAGTGGAGGAAATGGGGATCCACGTAGGTTGTGTGATTACCTTCAAAGATGAACTGACTGAGCTAAACGGAAAGTTTTATTCAGGAAGAGCTCTTGATAATAGAATCGGCGGCTACATGATCGCCCAAGTGGCAAAGAAAATTAAGGATTCAGGGAAGAAACTGCCTTTTGGTCTCTATATAGTAAATGCGGTACAGGAAGAAATAGGTCTCAGAGGAGCACAGATGATCGCAGCAAAGATCAAACCTAATGCGGCCATCATCACCGATGTTTGTCATGATACCACAGCTCCTTTATATAATAAGGTGACAAGTGGCGATTTCACTGCAGGCAAAGGCCCTGTTCTGCCTGTAGGTGCTTCAGTTCATAAGAAGTTACTGGACTTGATTATTGCCACAGCGAAAAAGAACGATATTCCTTTTCAGAGGGCTACCGCATCTAGAGGTACTGGTACTGATACGGATGCTTTCGCATATTCAAATGAGGGCGTGCCTTCAGCTTTGATTTCTCTTCCTCTAAAATATATGCACACTACAGTAGAGACAGTCAGTAAGGACGATATAGAGCAAGTGATCAATCTGATGTATGAGTTTTTATTGGAATTTGATCCAAGTTTCGATTTCAGGTATATTAAATAA
- a CDS encoding helical backbone metal receptor, with translation MEFLDQLNHKTTLSSPPQRIISLVPSQTELLVDLGLEDRIVGVTKFCVHPTGLCQAKTIVGGTKNYRMEVIESLEPDLIIGNKEENEQQGIEGLMGKYPVWMSDIYDLEDSLEMISSLGQMLGVETKAKQIINQLKSDFSIPLPKKGTAVYLIWKDPVMVAGIDTFIDKMLSFSGFENLISISRYPQLSEEELVEMNPAFLLLSSEPFPFKQAHLDYFQRMLPNTKVLLVDGEMFSWYGSRLLQARAYFEEL, from the coding sequence ATGGAATTCCTAGATCAACTAAACCACAAAACCACTCTTAGCTCTCCACCACAGCGGATTATTTCCCTGGTTCCCTCGCAGACCGAACTCTTGGTTGACTTAGGGCTAGAGGATAGAATAGTAGGAGTTACTAAGTTTTGTGTGCATCCTACTGGGCTTTGCCAAGCAAAAACAATTGTGGGGGGGACGAAGAATTATCGGATGGAGGTGATAGAATCATTGGAGCCTGATCTGATTATCGGTAACAAGGAAGAGAATGAGCAGCAGGGTATCGAAGGGTTGATGGGAAAATATCCCGTTTGGATGAGTGATATCTATGATTTAGAGGATAGTTTGGAGATGATCAGTAGTTTGGGCCAAATGCTTGGAGTAGAAACTAAAGCTAAGCAAATCATCAATCAGCTGAAATCTGACTTTTCTATACCGCTTCCTAAAAAGGGAACTGCAGTGTATTTGATTTGGAAAGATCCTGTGATGGTAGCAGGTATAGATACCTTTATAGACAAGATGTTAAGTTTTTCGGGTTTTGAGAATCTTATTTCTATATCCCGTTACCCGCAGCTTTCGGAAGAAGAATTAGTTGAGATGAATCCAGCTTTCCTATTATTAAGTTCAGAGCCATTCCCATTCAAACAAGCCCACCTCGATTATTTTCAAAGAATGTTGCCTAATACAAAGGTGTTATTGGTGGATGGGGAAATGTTCTCATGGTATGGTAGCAGATTGCTTCAAGCCAGGGCGTATTTCGAAGAGTTATGA
- a CDS encoding DUF1080 domain-containing protein — translation MKNTKYAWVALFALACSCGTKPAENSVTEAVVEEVLAPENSLTDEEKADGWMLLFDGVNTDGWRAFNGDSFPSDGWTVEDGALKALGKGGDIGGDIVFAPVEFEQFEMEWTWKISPGGNSGVLYHVVEDPKYEAPYETGPEYQMIDQLGFPEPLEKWQSIGADYAMTEPDYEGAVKPAGEWNTSKIIFSEKGSSYYLNGKKTVEFVPYSEEWTAARNSGKWEDFPDYAIAKSGLISLQDHGAETWFKNIKIRKL, via the coding sequence ATGAAAAACACAAAATATGCATGGGTAGCCTTATTCGCCTTAGCTTGTTCGTGCGGAACAAAACCCGCAGAAAATTCAGTAACTGAGGCAGTAGTGGAAGAAGTACTTGCTCCAGAAAATTCACTTACAGACGAAGAAAAGGCTGACGGATGGATGCTTTTGTTTGACGGAGTCAATACAGATGGCTGGAGAGCATTTAATGGGGATAGTTTTCCGTCAGATGGATGGACAGTAGAAGATGGAGCTTTAAAAGCATTAGGTAAGGGTGGTGATATAGGCGGAGATATTGTTTTTGCTCCAGTTGAATTTGAGCAGTTCGAAATGGAGTGGACATGGAAAATATCCCCAGGGGGAAATAGCGGAGTATTATATCACGTTGTGGAAGATCCCAAATACGAGGCTCCCTACGAGACTGGACCAGAATACCAGATGATTGATCAGCTTGGTTTTCCTGAGCCTTTAGAGAAGTGGCAGTCAATAGGTGCAGATTATGCGATGACTGAGCCTGATTATGAAGGAGCGGTGAAGCCGGCAGGTGAATGGAATACTTCGAAAATCATTTTCTCAGAGAAAGGTTCGAGCTATTATCTGAATGGAAAGAAAACAGTAGAGTTTGTACCGTATTCTGAAGAATGGACAGCTGCTAGGAATTCTGGTAAATGGGAGGACTTCCCTGACTATGCTATTGCTAAATCAGGATTGATTTCACTTCAGGATCATGGTGCTGAGACTTGGTTCAAGAATATTAAAATCAGAAAATTATAA
- a CDS encoding DUF1080 domain-containing protein: MKKLVVVLLLAASVNFAYAQKKVKLFNGKDLSGWTVYGTEKWYVEDGLLVSESGPDKEYGYLGTEEEYDDFEVTLEFKQEANGNSGVFIRSTVDGTKVSGWQVEVAPPGHDTGGIYESYGRGWLVKPDPEKDKHLKFGEWNKMKIVVKGDNVTSYLNGVEMVNFSDAKIGEGKGGICLQIHDGGGIKVYWRNIVLKKL; encoded by the coding sequence ATGAAAAAGTTAGTGGTGGTGTTGCTATTGGCGGCATCTGTGAATTTTGCCTATGCGCAGAAGAAAGTCAAGCTCTTTAATGGCAAGGATCTTTCCGGGTGGACTGTTTACGGTACAGAAAAGTGGTATGTAGAGGATGGTTTGTTGGTGTCAGAAAGTGGACCTGATAAAGAGTATGGTTATTTAGGAACTGAAGAGGAGTATGATGATTTTGAAGTCACCCTTGAATTCAAGCAAGAAGCAAATGGAAATAGTGGGGTATTTATCCGATCCACTGTAGATGGCACCAAAGTTTCCGGTTGGCAAGTAGAGGTAGCACCTCCAGGTCATGATACAGGAGGGATATACGAATCCTATGGTAGAGGCTGGTTAGTGAAGCCTGATCCTGAAAAAGACAAGCATCTGAAATTCGGAGAATGGAACAAAATGAAGATTGTTGTCAAAGGAGATAATGTGACTTCTTACTTGAACGGGGTAGAGATGGTGAATTTCTCAGATGCTAAGATTGGAGAAGGAAAAGGAGGGATTTGTCTTCAGATCCATGATGGTGGAGGGATTAAGGTATACTGGCGAAACATTGTTTTGAAGAAGTTATAA